One window from the genome of Salmo salar chromosome ssa25, Ssal_v3.1, whole genome shotgun sequence encodes:
- the LOC106586613 gene encoding radixin isoform X1, whose protein sequence is MPKPINVRVTTMDAELEFAIQPNTTGKQLFDQVVKTVGLREVWFFGLQYTDSKGYSTWLKLNKKVTQQDVKKENPLQFKFRAKFFPEDVSEELIQEITQRLFFLQVKEAILNDENYCPPETAVLLASYSVQAKYADYNKDLHRPGYLTSDRLLPQRVLEQHKLTKEQWEDRIQTWHEEHRGMLREDSVMEYLKIAQDLEMYGVNYFEIKNKKGTELWLGVDALGLNIYEHEDKLTPKIGFPWSEIRNISFSDKKFVIKPIDKKAPDFVFYAPRLRINKRILALCMGNHELYMRRRKPDTIEVQQMKAQAREEKHHKQMERAQLENEKRKREHAEKERAKIEKEKDELVERLRQIEEQTLKAQKELEVQTRRALELDQERKRAKEEAERLEGERQAAEEAKAALAKQSADQMKNQEQLAAELGEFTAKIALLEEAKRKKEEEATEWQHKAISAQEDLEKTKEELKSVMSSPPAPEHDEQDETNAEGSTELHSDGVTSHRSEEERVTEAQKNERVKKQLQALSSELAQARDDTKKTQNDMLHAENVKAGRDKYKTLRQIRQGNTKQRIDEFESM, encoded by the exons GTGGTGAAGACAGTGGGCCTCCGGGAGGTGTGGTTCTTTGGCCTGCAGTACACAGACAGTAAAGGCTACAGCACGTGGCTCAAACTCAACAAGAAGGTGACCCAGCAGGATGTGAAGAAGGAGAACCCTCTGCAGTTTAAGTTCAGAGCCAAGTTCTTCCCGGAGGATGTGTCTGAGGAACTCATCCAGGAAATCACACAGAGACTCTTCTTCctgcag GTAAAGGAGGCCATCCTGAATGATGAGAACTACTGTCCTCCAGAGACAGCCGTGCTGCTGGCCTCCTACTCTGTCCAGGCCAAATACGCAGACTACAACAAAGACCTCCACAGGCCTGGCTATCTCACCTCCGACCGCCTTCTGCCACAGAG AGTCTTGGAGCAGCACAAGTTGACTAAGGAGCAGTGGGAGGACAGAATACAGACCTGGCATGAGGAACACAGAGGCATGCTCAG AGAGGACTCAGTGATGGAGTATCTGAAGATAGCCCAGGACCTGGAGATGTATGGAGTCAACTACTTTGAGATCAAGAACAAGAAGGGAACAGAGTTGTGGCTGGGTGTGGATGCACTGGGACTCAATATCTACGAACACGAGGACAA gTTGACACCAAAGATTGGCTTCCCCTGGAGCGAGATCAGGAACATCTCCTTCAGCGACAAGAAGTTTGTCATCAAACCCATCGACAAGAAAGCTCCA gATTTTGTGTTCTATGCGCCGCGGTTGCGGATCAACAAGCGTATCCTGGCGCTGTGCATGGGGAACCACGAACTGTacatgaggaggaggaagccTGACACCATCGAGGTTCAGCAGATGAAGGCCCAGGCCAGGGAGGAGAAACACCACAAACAGATGGAAAG AGCCCAACTAGAGAACGAGAAGAGAAAACGAGAGCATGCAGAGAAGGAGAGGGCAAagatagagaaggagaaggaCGAGCTTGTCGAGAGGCTCAGACAGATTGAGGAACAGACGCTAAAGGCCCAGAAag AGCTGGAGGTGCAGACGCGCAGGGCCCTGGAGTTGGAccaggagaggaagagagcgaaGGAGGAGGCGGAaaggttggagggagagagacaggcagcggAGGAGGCCAAGGCAGCGCTGGCTAAACAGTCCGCTGACCAGATGAAGAACCAGGAACAATTG GCCGCTGAGCTAGGAGAATTCACTGCCAAAATCGCTCTGCTTGAAGAGGCCAAGaggaagaaggaagaggaggcGACTGAATGGCAACACAAA GCCATCTCAGCCCAGGAAGACCTGGAAAAGACTAAAGAGGAGCTGAAGTCTGTGATGTCATCACCCCCGGCGCCGGAGCACGATGAGCAAGATGAGACGAACGCAGAAGGCAGTACCGAGCTGCACAGTGACGGGGTCACCAGCCACCGCAGCGAGGAGGAACGTGTCACAGAGGCCCAGAAGAACGAACGCGTCAAGAAACAGCTGCAG GCTCTGAGTTCAGAGTTGGCTCAGGCGAGGGACGACACCAAGAAGACCCAGAATGACATGCTACATGCGGAGAACGTGAAGGCTGGGAGGGACAAGTACAAAACCCTGCGCCAGATCCGACAGGGCAACACCAAGCAGCGCATTGACGAGTTCGAGTCCATGTAA
- the LOC106586615 gene encoding probable ribonuclease ZC3H12C: MGLKDHLEDETGHILNLALDLDYLHVEGTDRQASLSATVGTHSGALERDETEVGGTHSSVSSSSSSSSCSNSSEESAASDSEDERGVQHGSGSDAQTTHPHPCHPAGQGPAQSPHSRDPKHSTNPFTEYRSKMEFALKLGYSEELVLLVVQKLGPDALINDILGELVKLGTKSETDQAGGSATSHSPSSSLSSSSLDSCRLDCSSQLLLDDKENIRPVVVDGSNVAMSHGNKEVFSCHGIQLAVDWFLERGHRDITVFVPAWRKEQSRPDTLITDQEILRHLEKDKILVFTPSRRVQGRRVVCYDDRFIVKLAYESDGIIVSNDNYRDLANEKPEWKKFVDERLLMYTFVNDKFMPPDDPLGRHGPSLENFLRKRPVIPEHRKQQCPYGKKCTYGHKCKFFHPERGSQPQRAVADELRAKNSSSSSTSSSKRVGEALMVKSHSMSSSSRVDGLPDPHQAPPKRQSDPSLCAPSYNDLLEERLGRRTKAEARRGSSSSSSSSCSSSLLASAPGGPSFSHGFSLQDWGNTSSRAPGLSGLGHSKSYSTCESPELSYHSLMRAYSSLSLVVPRSPDRLFPADLRTGSLVSDCSSEGSVSSDSFSPDPLLDDSLKCHYPHHHHHHCPSCYPHHPNHPPPGLTQHPHGGSYHGYPLAQSSLEDPPSSLHHFKAQLSYLPPHFQQPSVGSHSGCSGKYPPQPLSQTSSPHSHSHSSLLGHNLGGSIWQDNNNLYKQSPVHPRRIYPGPGQEQRLARWDPHYQHPPQACYEPFTFQSLPEGRKHPWHSPWPRGIHSPHPQSLSSSHPPPLTHTSTAPQHQEPPALGRYQDVRENVFVNLCNIFPPELVRVVMVRNPHVMDAQQLAAAILAEKSQAGY; encoded by the exons ATGGGCCTGAAGGACCATCTGGAGGATGAAACAGGCCACATCCTCAACCTGGCGCTGGATTTGGACTACCTCCACGTGGAAGGCACCGACCGCCAGGCCAGCTTGAGTGCCACAGTCGGCACCCACTCAGGAGCCTTGGAGAGGGACGAGACGGAGGTAGGAGGCACCCATAGCAgtgtcagtagtagcagcagtagtagtagttgtagtaactCCTCTGAAGAGAGTGCTGCGTCGGACAGCGAGGATGAGCGGGGGGTCCAACATGGCTCTGGTTCTGATGCTCAGACCACCCACCCGCACCCCTGTCACCCTGCTGGGCAGGGCCCGGCACAGAGCCCCCATTCTAGGGACCCAAAACACTCCACCAACCCCTTCACAGAGTATCGCTCCAAGATGGAGTTTGCCCTGAAGCTGGGCTACTCTGAGGAGCTGGTTCTGCTGGTTGTGCAGAAGCTAGGGCCTGACGCCCTCATCAATGACATACTGGGAGAACTGGTCAAACTGGGCACCAAGTCAGAGACGGATCAGGCTGGGGGGTCGGCCACCTCCCACTcgccctcctcctccttatcctcctcctcaCTGGACTCCTGCAGGCTGGACTGCTCCTCCCAGCTGCTGTTGGATGACAAGGAGAACATCAGGCCTGTGGTGGTGGATGGGAGTAATGTAGCCATGAG CCATGGGAATAAGGAAGTGTTCTCCTGTCACGGCATCCAGCTGGCTGTTGATTGGTTCCTGGAGCGCGGTCACCGTGACATCACTGTGTTTGTGCCCGCCTGGAGAAAGGAACAATCCAGACCGGACACCCTCATCACAG acCAGGAGATATTGCGGCATCTGGAGAAAGACAAGATCCTTGTGTTCACTCCATCTCGTCGGGTCCAGGGCCGCCGGGTGGTCTGCTATGACGACCGCTTCATCGTCAAGCTGGCCTACGAGTCCGACGGCATAATCGTCTCTAACGACAACTACCGGGACCTGGCCAATGAGAAGCCAGAGTGGAAGAAGTTTGTTGACGAGCGGTTGCTCATGTATACGTTCGTCAATGACAA GTTCATGCCTCCTGATGATCCTCTGGGCCGCCATGGTCCCAGTCTGGAGAACTTCCTGAGGAAGAGACCAGTTATCCCAGAACACAGGAAGCAGCAATGCCCCTATG GGAAGAAGTGCACTTACGGCCACAAGTGTAAGTTCTTCCACCCTGAGAGAGGCAGTCAGCCCCAACGCGCTGTGGCCGATGAGCTGCGTGCCAAGaactcctcttcatcctctacctcctcctcaaaAAGGGTGGGCGAGGCTCTGATGGTGAAGAGTCACAGCATGTCCAGCAGCTCCAGGGTAGACGGGCTCCCAGACCCCCACCAAGCTCCCCCAAAGAGGCAGTCGGACCCCAGCCTTTGCGCCCCCTCCTACAACGACCTCCTAGAAGAGCGTCTAGGCAGGAGGACTAAAGCAGAGGCCCGCAGagggagtagcagcagcagtagcagcagctgcagcagcagcctccTGGCTTCTGCTCCTGGGGGACCTTCTTTCAGCCACGGCTTCTCTCTTCAGGACTGGGGGAACACTTCCTCCAGAGCTCCAGGGCTGTCGGGGCTTGGTCACTCAAAGTCATACTCCACCTGTGAATCCCCGGAGCTAAGCTACCACTCCCTGATGAGGGCCTACTCCAGCCTAAGCCTGGTAGTGCCGCGGAGCCCCGATCGGCTGTTCCCGGCTGACCTACGGACGGGCTCACTGGTGTCTGACTGCAGCAGCGAGGGCAGCGTGAGCTCAGACTCCTTCTCCCCTGATCCCCTGCTGGATGACAGCCTCAAGTGCCACtatccccatcaccaccaccatcactgccCTAGCTGCTACCCACATCACCCTAACCACCCACCCCCTGGTCTGACCCAGCACCCCCATGGAGGCTCCTACCATGGCTACCCTCTAGCTCAGAGCAGCCTGGAggatcctccctcctccctccaccacttcaagGCCCAGCTCTCCTACCTTCCTCCTCATTTTCAGCAACCGTCTGTGGGGAGCCACTCTGGCTGTTCTGGGAAGTACCCTCCCCAACCTCTATCCCAGACCTCAAGCCCCCACTCCCACTCTCACAGCTCTCTTCTGGGGCATAACCTGGGGGGCTCCATCTGGCAGGACAACAACAACCTCTACAAGCAATCCCCTGTCCACCCAAGGAGGATCTACCCTGGGCCAGGACAGGAGCAGCGACTGGCCAGATGGGACCCCCACTACCAGCATCCCCCCCAGGCCTGCTACGAGCCCTTCACTTTCCAGTCCCTGCCTGAGGGCCGCAAACATCCCTGGCACTCGCCCTGGCCCAGGGGGATACACTCTCCCCATCCTCAATCCCtttcctcctcccatcctccaccTCTTACCCACACCTCCACGGCCCCCCAGCACCAGGAGCCCCCTGCCCTGGGCAGATACCAGGACGTGAGGGAGAATGTGTTTGTCAACCTGTGTAACATTTTCCCCCCAGAGCTGGTGAGGGTGGTGATGGTGAGGAACCCCCATGTGATGGACGCCCAGCAGCTGGCTGCAGCCATCCTGGCTGAGAAGTCCCAGGCTGGCTACTGA
- the LOC106586613 gene encoding radixin isoform X2 yields MDAELEFAIQPNTTGKQLFDQVVKTVGLREVWFFGLQYTDSKGYSTWLKLNKKVTQQDVKKENPLQFKFRAKFFPEDVSEELIQEITQRLFFLQVKEAILNDENYCPPETAVLLASYSVQAKYADYNKDLHRPGYLTSDRLLPQRVLEQHKLTKEQWEDRIQTWHEEHRGMLREDSVMEYLKIAQDLEMYGVNYFEIKNKKGTELWLGVDALGLNIYEHEDKLTPKIGFPWSEIRNISFSDKKFVIKPIDKKAPDFVFYAPRLRINKRILALCMGNHELYMRRRKPDTIEVQQMKAQAREEKHHKQMERAQLENEKRKREHAEKERAKIEKEKDELVERLRQIEEQTLKAQKELEVQTRRALELDQERKRAKEEAERLEGERQAAEEAKAALAKQSADQMKNQEQLAAELGEFTAKIALLEEAKRKKEEEATEWQHKAISAQEDLEKTKEELKSVMSSPPAPEHDEQDETNAEGSTELHSDGVTSHRSEEERVTEAQKNERVKKQLQALSSELAQARDDTKKTQNDMLHAENVKAGRDKYKTLRQIRQGNTKQRIDEFESM; encoded by the exons GTGGTGAAGACAGTGGGCCTCCGGGAGGTGTGGTTCTTTGGCCTGCAGTACACAGACAGTAAAGGCTACAGCACGTGGCTCAAACTCAACAAGAAGGTGACCCAGCAGGATGTGAAGAAGGAGAACCCTCTGCAGTTTAAGTTCAGAGCCAAGTTCTTCCCGGAGGATGTGTCTGAGGAACTCATCCAGGAAATCACACAGAGACTCTTCTTCctgcag GTAAAGGAGGCCATCCTGAATGATGAGAACTACTGTCCTCCAGAGACAGCCGTGCTGCTGGCCTCCTACTCTGTCCAGGCCAAATACGCAGACTACAACAAAGACCTCCACAGGCCTGGCTATCTCACCTCCGACCGCCTTCTGCCACAGAG AGTCTTGGAGCAGCACAAGTTGACTAAGGAGCAGTGGGAGGACAGAATACAGACCTGGCATGAGGAACACAGAGGCATGCTCAG AGAGGACTCAGTGATGGAGTATCTGAAGATAGCCCAGGACCTGGAGATGTATGGAGTCAACTACTTTGAGATCAAGAACAAGAAGGGAACAGAGTTGTGGCTGGGTGTGGATGCACTGGGACTCAATATCTACGAACACGAGGACAA gTTGACACCAAAGATTGGCTTCCCCTGGAGCGAGATCAGGAACATCTCCTTCAGCGACAAGAAGTTTGTCATCAAACCCATCGACAAGAAAGCTCCA gATTTTGTGTTCTATGCGCCGCGGTTGCGGATCAACAAGCGTATCCTGGCGCTGTGCATGGGGAACCACGAACTGTacatgaggaggaggaagccTGACACCATCGAGGTTCAGCAGATGAAGGCCCAGGCCAGGGAGGAGAAACACCACAAACAGATGGAAAG AGCCCAACTAGAGAACGAGAAGAGAAAACGAGAGCATGCAGAGAAGGAGAGGGCAAagatagagaaggagaaggaCGAGCTTGTCGAGAGGCTCAGACAGATTGAGGAACAGACGCTAAAGGCCCAGAAag AGCTGGAGGTGCAGACGCGCAGGGCCCTGGAGTTGGAccaggagaggaagagagcgaaGGAGGAGGCGGAaaggttggagggagagagacaggcagcggAGGAGGCCAAGGCAGCGCTGGCTAAACAGTCCGCTGACCAGATGAAGAACCAGGAACAATTG GCCGCTGAGCTAGGAGAATTCACTGCCAAAATCGCTCTGCTTGAAGAGGCCAAGaggaagaaggaagaggaggcGACTGAATGGCAACACAAA GCCATCTCAGCCCAGGAAGACCTGGAAAAGACTAAAGAGGAGCTGAAGTCTGTGATGTCATCACCCCCGGCGCCGGAGCACGATGAGCAAGATGAGACGAACGCAGAAGGCAGTACCGAGCTGCACAGTGACGGGGTCACCAGCCACCGCAGCGAGGAGGAACGTGTCACAGAGGCCCAGAAGAACGAACGCGTCAAGAAACAGCTGCAG GCTCTGAGTTCAGAGTTGGCTCAGGCGAGGGACGACACCAAGAAGACCCAGAATGACATGCTACATGCGGAGAACGTGAAGGCTGGGAGGGACAAGTACAAAACCCTGCGCCAGATCCGACAGGGCAACACCAAGCAGCGCATTGACGAGTTCGAGTCCATGTAA